One stretch of Micromonospora echinospora DNA includes these proteins:
- a CDS encoding polynucleotide kinase-phosphatase: protein MTVLDIPELALVALVGVSGSGKSTFARRHFAPSQVLSSDTFRGLVADDENDQSASADAFDALHHVAAIRLRRGLLTVVDATNLQPHARAGLIRVAREHDVLPVAIVLDVPEAVAWERTEARADRTFGRQVLNRMRRDLRQSFGRLAREGFRKVHVLRGVEEIDAAEIRYEKMFNDRRELTGPFDVVGDVHGCRAELEALLSRLGYVLRRDDAGRPVDAAHPSGRTAVFVGDLVDRGPDSPGVLRLVMGMVAAGHAICVPGNHEQKLLRKLRGRDVRLTHGLAETMEQLATEPPEFVAGVETFIDGLVSHFVLDGGRLVVAHAGLKEAYHGRASGRVRSFALYGETTGETDEYGLPVRYPWARDYRGSAMVVYGHTPTPEPEWVNNTICLDTGCVFGGKLTALRYPEKELVAVPAVKEWYAPARPLVPVAPTRPDTVLDLADVTGRRHVTHQYGSLTVPAENAAAALEVMSRFAVDPGRLVWLPPTMAPCSTSTVEGFLEHPAEAFADYRAAGVDRVVCEEKHMGSRAVVLVEREPGRFDGGVVHTRTGRPFFDPPLDGELLARVRAAVTAAGLWAELGTDWLLLDAELLPWSAKASGLIREQYAGVGAAGRAALPAVLAALDTAAGRGLPVDGLHARMADRAAEVTAYSAAYRAYVRPTDGLRGVTLAPFAVLAGAGVSYADRDHGWHLALADRLCAADPEFFTPTRRRVVELADEAAVAEATEWWLALTAAGGEGMVVKPYAGLAARGPKGSLLQPGIKCRGREYLRIIYGPGYTEAGQLAALRRRSLGRKRGLALREHGLGLAALDALAEDAPLWRRHELVFAILACESEPVDPRL, encoded by the coding sequence ATGACCGTCCTGGACATCCCCGAGCTGGCACTGGTGGCGCTCGTCGGCGTCTCCGGCTCCGGCAAGTCGACGTTCGCCCGGCGGCACTTCGCGCCCAGCCAGGTGCTCTCCTCGGACACGTTCCGTGGGCTGGTCGCCGACGACGAGAACGACCAGTCGGCGTCCGCCGACGCGTTCGACGCGCTGCACCACGTCGCCGCCATCCGGCTGCGGCGGGGACTGCTGACAGTGGTCGACGCGACGAACCTCCAGCCGCACGCCCGCGCCGGGCTGATCCGGGTCGCCCGGGAACACGACGTGCTGCCGGTGGCGATCGTGCTGGACGTGCCGGAGGCGGTGGCCTGGGAGCGTACCGAGGCTCGCGCCGACCGCACGTTCGGCCGGCAGGTGCTCAACCGGATGCGCCGCGACCTGCGGCAGTCTTTCGGGCGGCTGGCCCGCGAGGGCTTCCGCAAGGTGCACGTGCTGCGCGGGGTGGAGGAGATCGACGCCGCGGAGATCCGCTACGAGAAGATGTTCAACGACCGGCGCGAGCTGACCGGGCCGTTCGACGTGGTCGGGGACGTGCACGGCTGCCGTGCCGAGCTGGAGGCGCTGCTGTCCCGGCTCGGCTACGTGCTGCGCCGCGACGACGCGGGCCGCCCGGTGGACGCGGCGCACCCGTCGGGGCGTACCGCGGTGTTCGTCGGTGACCTGGTGGACCGCGGCCCGGACTCGCCCGGCGTGCTCCGCCTGGTGATGGGCATGGTGGCGGCCGGCCACGCGATCTGCGTGCCGGGCAACCACGAGCAGAAGCTGCTGCGCAAGCTGCGCGGCCGGGACGTCCGGCTGACCCACGGCCTGGCCGAGACGATGGAGCAGCTCGCCACCGAGCCGCCGGAGTTCGTCGCCGGGGTGGAGACGTTCATCGACGGACTGGTCAGCCACTTCGTGCTCGACGGCGGCCGGCTGGTGGTGGCGCACGCCGGACTGAAGGAGGCGTACCACGGGCGGGCGTCCGGCCGGGTGCGGTCGTTCGCGCTGTACGGCGAGACCACCGGCGAGACCGACGAGTACGGCCTGCCGGTGCGTTACCCATGGGCGCGGGACTACCGGGGCTCGGCCATGGTCGTGTACGGGCACACGCCGACTCCCGAGCCGGAGTGGGTGAACAACACCATCTGCCTGGACACCGGTTGCGTGTTCGGCGGGAAGCTCACCGCGCTGCGCTACCCGGAGAAGGAGCTGGTCGCCGTACCGGCGGTGAAGGAGTGGTACGCCCCGGCCCGGCCGCTGGTCCCGGTCGCGCCGACGCGGCCGGACACCGTGCTGGACCTGGCCGACGTGACCGGGCGACGCCACGTGACCCACCAGTACGGGTCGCTGACAGTGCCGGCCGAGAACGCCGCCGCCGCGCTGGAGGTGATGAGCCGGTTCGCCGTCGACCCGGGCCGGCTGGTGTGGCTGCCGCCGACCATGGCGCCCTGCTCCACGTCGACAGTCGAGGGGTTCCTGGAGCACCCGGCCGAGGCGTTCGCCGACTACCGGGCTGCCGGTGTCGACCGGGTGGTCTGCGAGGAGAAGCACATGGGCTCGCGAGCGGTTGTGCTCGTGGAGCGGGAGCCGGGCCGGTTCGACGGCGGGGTGGTGCACACCCGTACCGGTAGGCCGTTCTTCGACCCGCCGCTCGACGGCGAGCTGCTGGCGCGGGTGCGCGCCGCGGTCACCGCCGCCGGTCTCTGGGCCGAGCTGGGCACCGACTGGCTGCTGCTCGACGCCGAGCTGCTGCCCTGGTCGGCGAAGGCGAGCGGGCTGATCCGCGAGCAGTACGCCGGGGTCGGCGCGGCGGGGCGGGCGGCGCTGCCGGCGGTGCTCGCCGCGCTGGACACCGCCGCCGGGCGCGGGCTGCCGGTGGACGGGCTGCACGCCCGGATGGCCGACCGGGCCGCCGAGGTCACCGCCTACTCGGCGGCGTACCGGGCGTACGTCCGGCCGACCGACGGGCTGCGCGGGGTGACGCTGGCGCCGTTCGCGGTGCTGGCCGGGGCCGGGGTGAGCTACGCCGACCGCGACCACGGCTGGCACCTGGCGCTGGCCGACCGGCTCTGCGCCGCCGACCCGGAGTTCTTCACGCCGACCCGTCGGCGGGTGGTGGAGCTGGCCGACGAGGCGGCGGTGGCGGAGGCGACCGAGTGGTGGCTGGCGCTCACCGCGGCCGGCGGCGAGGGCATGGTGGTGAAGCCGTACGCAGGCCTGGCCGCCCGTGGCCCGAAGGGCTCGCTGCTGCAGCCGGGGATCAAGTGCCGGGGCCGCGAGTACCTGCGGATCATCTACGGTCCCGGCTACACGGAGGCGGGTCAGCTCGCCGCGCTGCGCCGTCGCTCGCTGGGCCGCAAGCGCGGGCTCGCGCTGCGCGAGCACGGCCTGGGCCTGGCCGCCCTGGACGCGCTGGCCGAGGACGCGCCGCTCTGGCGTCGCCACGAGCTGGTGTTCGCGATCCTCGCCTGCGAGTCCGAGCCCGTCGATCCCCGCCTCTGA
- a CDS encoding 3' terminal RNA ribose 2'-O-methyltransferase Hen1 — MLLTLTTTHRPATDLGHLLVKHPDRVQTFDLPAGTAHVFYPEADEARCTAALLVEVDPLKLGGGRRNRAPEGFALGQYVNDRPYAASSLLSSALSKVFRSALRGESRDRPELAATAIPLTVRVPVLRCRGGAELAVRIFAPLGWTVTATPIPLDETYPDWGDSRYVDLTLTGTLRLADALNHLYVLLPVLDDAKHYWVAPDEVDKLLRAGAGWLAGHPERALITRRYLAHRRALAGVAMARLTELRLADEPPADDSIDPAPGEAPVAEDVRRASLAVRRREAVLTALRDSGASRVLDLGCGGGALLTALVADRRFTEVVGVDVSDRSLGLAARRLRLDRLPERQRDRIRLWQSALTYRDDRLRGYDAAVLMEVVEHLDPPRLPALEDAVFGHARPGTVVVTTPNVEYNVRYEGLGPGRFRHADHRFEWSRAEFAAWVERVAAAHGYTAVLGGVGDDDPEVGAPTQMAVLTRADRDENTSNDRKEATNR, encoded by the coding sequence GTGCTGCTGACCCTGACCACGACCCACCGCCCCGCAACCGACCTCGGCCACCTCCTGGTGAAGCATCCGGACCGCGTGCAGACCTTCGATCTGCCCGCCGGCACCGCGCATGTGTTCTACCCGGAGGCGGACGAGGCGCGCTGCACGGCGGCGCTGCTGGTCGAGGTCGATCCGCTCAAGCTGGGCGGCGGCCGTCGGAACCGCGCGCCGGAGGGCTTCGCGCTCGGGCAGTACGTCAACGACCGCCCGTACGCGGCCTCCAGCCTGCTCTCGTCGGCGCTGTCGAAGGTGTTCCGCTCCGCCCTGCGCGGCGAGTCGCGTGACCGTCCCGAACTGGCCGCGACCGCGATCCCGCTGACCGTACGGGTGCCGGTGCTGCGCTGCCGGGGCGGCGCGGAGCTGGCGGTACGGATCTTCGCCCCGCTGGGCTGGACCGTGACGGCCACCCCGATCCCGCTCGACGAGACGTACCCGGATTGGGGCGACAGCCGCTACGTCGACCTGACGCTGACCGGCACGCTGCGGCTCGCGGACGCCCTCAACCACCTGTACGTGCTGCTGCCGGTGCTCGACGACGCGAAGCACTACTGGGTGGCGCCGGACGAGGTGGACAAGCTGCTGCGCGCGGGTGCCGGCTGGCTGGCCGGTCATCCGGAGCGGGCCCTGATCACGCGGCGCTACCTGGCACACCGCCGGGCGCTCGCGGGCGTGGCGATGGCCCGCCTGACCGAACTGCGCCTGGCCGACGAGCCGCCCGCAGACGACAGCATCGACCCCGCGCCCGGAGAAGCCCCGGTGGCGGAGGACGTCCGCCGCGCGTCACTGGCGGTACGGCGACGCGAGGCGGTGCTCACCGCGCTGCGGGACAGTGGCGCGAGCCGGGTGCTGGACCTGGGCTGCGGTGGCGGCGCGCTGCTCACCGCGCTCGTCGCCGACCGGCGGTTCACCGAGGTGGTGGGCGTCGACGTGTCCGACCGGTCGCTCGGCCTGGCGGCCCGGCGGCTGCGCCTGGACCGGCTGCCGGAGCGGCAGCGGGACCGGATCCGGCTGTGGCAGTCGGCGCTGACGTACCGAGACGACCGGCTCCGGGGGTACGACGCGGCGGTGCTGATGGAGGTCGTCGAACACCTCGATCCGCCGCGCCTGCCGGCGCTTGAGGACGCGGTGTTCGGTCACGCCCGGCCGGGCACGGTGGTGGTGACCACCCCGAACGTCGAGTACAACGTCCGCTACGAGGGGCTCGGGCCGGGCCGGTTCCGGCACGCGGACCACCGGTTCGAGTGGTCCCGTGCCGAGTTCGCCGCCTGGGTGGAGCGGGTGGCGGCGGCGCACGGCTACACGGCGGTGCTCGGCGGTGTCGGCGACGACGACCCGGAGGTGGGCGCGCCGACCCAGATGGCGGTGCTCACCCGCGCCGACCGCGATGAGAACACCAGCAACGACCGGAAGGAGGCGACGAACCGATGA
- a CDS encoding preprotein translocase subunit SecG, protein MADAPGTAPRVRPSVVTLSSWLLILVAVIQVVNLIVALSVVGTVRDVLTDAYAGTSAEGAADIAYVFSIATAILSLLFAAGLVVLALLNNRGKNASRITTWVLGGILFCCTGGGLLTGLTGGMTGGGTTGDMPSPDEIQRRLDDALPSWYTPVNLLLGLVALLALLAALILLALPKANEFFRKRKAGWEPPVPGGAYPAAPGHPGEPSYPSYPGPTGDPAYPPAPGTPPPSTPGGQPPSAGQPPSAGQPPSAGQPPAGPGGQPGERRDPEPPPGS, encoded by the coding sequence ATGGCCGATGCTCCGGGCACCGCGCCCCGCGTGCGTCCCAGTGTGGTGACGCTTTCCAGTTGGCTGCTCATTCTCGTCGCCGTGATCCAGGTGGTGAACCTGATCGTGGCGCTGTCCGTCGTGGGCACCGTCCGCGACGTCCTCACCGACGCGTACGCGGGCACCTCGGCCGAGGGCGCCGCCGACATCGCGTACGTGTTCAGCATCGCCACGGCGATCCTGTCGCTGCTGTTCGCGGCCGGGCTCGTCGTGCTCGCGCTGCTGAACAACAGGGGCAAGAACGCCTCCCGGATCACCACCTGGGTGCTGGGCGGCATCCTGTTCTGCTGCACCGGCGGCGGGCTGCTCACCGGCCTCACCGGTGGCATGACCGGCGGCGGCACCACTGGTGACATGCCCAGCCCGGACGAGATCCAGCGCCGGCTCGACGACGCTCTGCCGTCCTGGTACACGCCGGTCAACCTGCTGCTGGGCCTGGTGGCGCTGCTCGCCCTGCTGGCCGCGCTGATCCTGCTGGCGCTGCCGAAGGCGAACGAGTTCTTCCGCAAGCGCAAGGCCGGCTGGGAGCCACCGGTACCGGGCGGCGCGTACCCGGCGGCCCCGGGGCACCCGGGTGAGCCGTCGTACCCGTCGTACCCGGGCCCGACCGGCGACCCGGCGTACCCCCCGGCTCCCGGCACCCCACCGCCGTCCACGCCGGGCGGTCAGCCGCCGTCGGCCGGTCAGCCGCCGTCGGCCGGTCAGCCGCCGTCGGCCGGTCAGCCGCCGGCCGGGCCGGGCGGTCAGCCGGGCGAGCGCCGCGACCCGGAGCCGCCGCCCGGAAGTTGA
- a CDS encoding SDR family NAD(P)-dependent oxidoreductase yields MTGETHPSRRRALVTGASLGIGEAFARRLAADGWDLVLVARDAARLDALATELTGRHGGDAETIAADLSTEDGCATVERRLADGPRVDLLVNNAGISLNTSFVRSPVAEEARLVRLNVLAVLRLTHAALGPMIEQGDGAVINVSSVAGFGVPMPGSTYSASKAWVTNFSESIGQSVAPLGVRVMALCPGYTRTGNHERAGIDMSRLPAWAWLRADDVVAEGLRDLHKGKFVSVPDWKYKVAVAGLRYVPKRLLRGFNRDTRGAVDRRRG; encoded by the coding sequence ATGACAGGTGAAACCCACCCCTCCCGGCGCCGCGCCCTGGTGACCGGCGCCAGCCTGGGCATCGGCGAGGCGTTCGCCCGGCGGCTCGCCGCCGACGGCTGGGACCTCGTCCTGGTGGCCCGGGACGCCGCCCGGCTCGACGCGCTGGCGACCGAGCTGACCGGCCGGCACGGCGGCGACGCGGAGACGATCGCGGCCGATCTGTCCACCGAGGACGGTTGCGCGACGGTCGAGCGCCGGCTGGCCGACGGCCCGCGGGTCGACCTGCTGGTGAACAACGCGGGGATCAGCCTGAACACCTCGTTCGTCCGCTCGCCGGTGGCCGAGGAGGCGCGGCTGGTCCGGCTCAACGTGCTCGCGGTGCTGCGCCTGACCCACGCCGCGCTCGGTCCGATGATCGAACAAGGTGACGGGGCAGTGATAAATGTCTCTTCCGTTGCGGGCTTCGGTGTCCCCATGCCGGGATCCACGTACTCGGCCAGCAAGGCGTGGGTGACGAATTTCAGCGAGTCGATCGGCCAGTCCGTCGCGCCGCTCGGCGTACGGGTGATGGCGCTCTGCCCCGGCTACACCCGCACCGGCAACCACGAGCGGGCCGGCATCGACATGTCGCGCCTGCCCGCCTGGGCCTGGCTGCGCGCCGACGATGTGGTCGCCGAAGGGCTCCGTGACCTGCATAAAGGCAAGTTTGTGAGTGTCCCGGACTGGAAGTACAAGGTCGCGGTGGCCGGGTTGCGGTACGTGCCGAAGCGCCTGCTGCGGGGCTTCAACCGGGACACCCGGGGCGCGGTCGACCGGCGACGCGGCTGA
- a CDS encoding polyamine aminopropyltransferase has product MTADVAARPRWRLARAAVLLAVFVCAACGLVYELALVALGSYLIGDTVGQASIVLGVMVFAMGVGALVAKPLQSRAVVSFAVIELTLALLGGLSVLGLYAAFAWLDLYGPALVGTAFVLGLLIGAEIPLLMVMLQRIREQSAGSAVADLFAADYVGALLGGLAFPFLLIPVFGQLKGALVVGAVNAVAGVVLVFTVFRAELSRRARAALGAATVVVGLLLGYAWVTAHDFEVTTRQQLYRDPVVHAERSRYQEIVLTRSVREPGHAATDLRLFLNGDLQFSSIDEYRYHEALVHPAMRGAHGDVLVLGAGDGLAAREILKYPDVRSVTLVDLDPAVVELARREPQLRELNGGSLTDPRVRVLNLDAFAWLRTATDRFDVVIADLPDPDETATAKLYTIEFYTLIRPVLAPGGRLVVQSGSPYFAPRSYWSIERSIREAGFATVPYHVDVPSFGDWGFVLAASGGVAPELALPDDPPPLRFLTPAVLAAAAAFPADRARLDVPANTLLRPRVLDYAREEWRGY; this is encoded by the coding sequence GTGACCGCCGACGTGGCCGCACGGCCGCGGTGGCGCCTGGCCCGCGCGGCGGTCCTGCTCGCGGTCTTCGTCTGCGCGGCCTGCGGCCTGGTGTACGAGCTGGCGCTGGTCGCGCTCGGCAGCTACCTGATCGGCGACACGGTCGGCCAGGCGTCGATCGTGCTCGGCGTGATGGTCTTCGCGATGGGCGTCGGCGCGCTGGTGGCGAAGCCGTTGCAGTCCCGGGCGGTGGTCTCGTTCGCGGTGATCGAGCTGACGCTGGCGCTGCTCGGCGGCCTGTCCGTGCTCGGCCTCTACGCCGCGTTCGCCTGGCTCGACCTGTACGGCCCGGCGCTCGTCGGTACCGCGTTCGTGCTCGGCCTGCTGATCGGCGCGGAGATCCCGCTGCTCATGGTGATGCTGCAACGCATCCGGGAGCAGTCCGCGGGCAGCGCGGTGGCCGATCTGTTCGCCGCCGACTACGTGGGCGCGCTGCTCGGCGGGCTCGCCTTCCCGTTCCTGCTGATCCCGGTCTTCGGCCAGCTCAAGGGCGCGCTCGTGGTGGGCGCGGTGAACGCGGTCGCCGGTGTGGTGCTCGTCTTCACCGTGTTCCGCGCCGAACTCAGCCGGCGGGCGCGGGCCGCGCTGGGCGCGGCCACCGTCGTGGTCGGCCTGCTCCTCGGGTACGCGTGGGTGACCGCCCACGACTTCGAGGTGACCACCCGCCAGCAGCTCTACCGTGACCCGGTGGTGCACGCCGAGCGCAGCCGCTACCAGGAGATCGTGCTGACCCGCTCGGTGCGCGAGCCCGGCCACGCCGCCACCGACCTGCGGCTGTTCCTCAACGGCGACCTCCAGTTCAGCTCGATCGACGAGTACCGCTACCACGAGGCGCTCGTGCACCCGGCGATGCGCGGGGCGCACGGCGACGTGCTGGTGCTCGGCGCCGGGGACGGGCTGGCCGCGCGGGAGATCCTCAAGTACCCGGACGTGCGCTCGGTGACGCTCGTCGACCTCGACCCGGCCGTGGTCGAGCTGGCCCGCCGCGAACCGCAGCTGCGCGAGCTGAACGGCGGCTCGCTCACCGACCCCCGGGTACGGGTGCTGAACCTGGACGCGTTCGCGTGGCTGCGTACCGCCACGGACCGCTTCGACGTGGTGATCGCCGACCTGCCCGACCCGGACGAGACGGCCACCGCGAAGCTCTACACGATCGAGTTCTACACGCTGATCCGGCCGGTGCTGGCCCCCGGCGGGCGGCTCGTGGTGCAGTCCGGCTCGCCCTACTTCGCGCCCCGGTCGTACTGGTCGATCGAGCGGTCGATCCGCGAGGCCGGTTTCGCCACCGTGCCGTACCACGTCGACGTGCCGAGCTTCGGCGACTGGGGCTTCGTGCTCGCCGCGTCGGGGGGCGTCGCGCCGGAGCTGGCGCTGCCGGACGACCCGCCGCCGCTGCGCTTCCTCACCCCGGCGGTGCTGGCCGCCGCCGCCGCGTTCCCCGCCGACCGGGCCCGGCTGGACGTGCCGGCCAACACGTTGTTGCGGCCCAGGGTGCTGGACTACGCCCGCGAGGAGTGGCGCGGCTACTAG
- the pyrE gene encoding orotate phosphoribosyltransferase, translated as MGDRDDLRKFISDLAVVHGRVVLSSGREADWYVDLRRVTLHHEAAPLIGRVMLDLTADWAYDAVGGLTLGADPVAAAMLHASAGTDDAVDAFVVRKEGKAHGLQRRIEGPDVAGRRVLAVEDTSTTGGSVLTAVEALREAGAEVVGVAVIVDRGAGDAVRAAGLPYRAAYTLADLGLVA; from the coding sequence ATGGGCGACCGCGACGACCTGCGCAAATTCATCAGTGACCTGGCTGTGGTCCACGGCCGGGTCGTGCTCTCGTCGGGTCGCGAGGCGGACTGGTACGTGGATCTGCGCCGGGTCACGCTCCATCACGAAGCGGCTCCGTTGATCGGTCGGGTCATGCTCGACCTGACCGCCGACTGGGCGTACGACGCGGTCGGTGGGCTGACCCTGGGCGCCGATCCGGTGGCCGCCGCCATGTTGCACGCCTCGGCCGGCACCGACGACGCGGTGGACGCGTTCGTGGTCCGCAAGGAGGGCAAGGCGCACGGCCTTCAGCGCCGGATCGAAGGTCCGGACGTGGCCGGTCGTCGGGTCCTGGCGGTCGAGGACACCTCCACCACTGGCGGAAGTGTGTTGACGGCGGTCGAGGCATTACGCGAGGCGGGGGCCGAAGTGGTGGGTGTGGCGGTTATTGTTGATCGAGGCGCCGGCGACGCGGTGCGAGCCGCCGGATTGCCCTATCGGGCGGCCTATACGTTGGCTGACCTCGGCCTTGTGGCGTAA
- a CDS encoding DUF350 domain-containing protein encodes MQHLVTDLLVTLAYGVVGVVLMAIGYVLVDVATPGKLHELIWVERNRNAALLLSSNLVGVGTIVVAAIVASDNDFRLGLIGAGAYGILGLVIMAVAFMLLDAATPGKLGELLVDPEPHPAVWVSATVHLATGAIIAAAII; translated from the coding sequence GTGCAGCATCTCGTCACCGATCTGCTGGTCACCCTCGCGTACGGCGTGGTCGGCGTCGTTCTGATGGCCATCGGTTACGTCCTGGTCGACGTGGCCACCCCGGGCAAGCTTCACGAGCTGATCTGGGTCGAGCGCAACCGCAACGCGGCGCTGTTGCTCTCGTCGAACCTGGTCGGGGTGGGCACCATCGTGGTGGCCGCGATCGTGGCCAGCGACAACGATTTCAGGCTTGGGCTGATCGGCGCGGGCGCGTACGGCATCCTCGGCCTGGTGATCATGGCGGTGGCGTTCATGCTGCTCGACGCCGCCACTCCGGGCAAGCTCGGTGAGCTGCTGGTCGACCCGGAGCCGCACCCGGCGGTGTGGGTCTCGGCCACCGTGCACCTCGCCACGGGCGCGATCATCGCAGCCGCAATCATCTGA
- a CDS encoding ArsR/SmtB family transcription factor, protein MEYVGTALAEMTMPQISPLAGEPIERADAERLAGVLKALADPARLRLLSLIQSAPEGEACVCDLTAPLGLSQPTVSHHLRILTEAGLLEREKRGVWAYYRLVPSAIATIADLLTPPRKRATKKAR, encoded by the coding sequence ATGGAATACGTGGGAACTGCGTTGGCTGAAATGACCATGCCTCAGATCTCGCCGCTTGCCGGCGAGCCGATCGAACGCGCCGACGCCGAGCGGCTCGCGGGGGTCCTCAAGGCCCTCGCGGACCCCGCACGGCTGCGGCTGCTCAGCCTGATCCAGTCGGCTCCCGAGGGGGAGGCGTGCGTGTGTGACCTCACCGCGCCGCTCGGCCTCTCGCAGCCGACGGTCAGCCACCACCTGCGAATCCTCACCGAGGCCGGCTTGCTGGAGCGGGAGAAGCGCGGGGTCTGGGCGTACTACCGGCTGGTGCCGTCCGCGATCGCCACGATCGCGGATCTGCTCACCCCGCCGCGGAAGCGGGCCACCAAGAAGGCTCGCTGA
- a CDS encoding DUF4247 domain-containing protein: MTYRRWFVVGVAVAVVGALVAAFTIFYGNFSPRGYVEDNFSRASGRDIGSNAIAYTSRKTPSEVSKQITDAWRPADQYVDGSGVYLRYDDDSVVILPLAVGSVILLEKMTTAYPRYHTVVGNSWGWGRGSTVRGGGPGSGK; encoded by the coding sequence GTGACATACCGACGGTGGTTCGTGGTGGGCGTGGCGGTCGCCGTCGTCGGCGCGCTCGTCGCCGCCTTCACGATCTTCTACGGCAACTTCTCGCCCCGGGGCTACGTGGAGGACAACTTCTCCCGCGCCTCCGGGCGGGACATCGGCTCGAACGCGATCGCGTACACCTCCAGGAAGACACCGAGCGAGGTGTCGAAGCAGATCACCGACGCATGGAGGCCGGCCGACCAGTACGTCGACGGCAGCGGCGTCTACCTGCGCTACGACGACGACTCGGTGGTGATCCTCCCGCTCGCCGTCGGCTCGGTGATCCTGCTGGAGAAGATGACCACCGCCTACCCCCGCTACCACACCGTCGTCGGCAACAGCTGGGGCTGGGGCCGAGGCAGCACGGTGCGGGGCGGCGGCCCCGGTTCCGGTAAGTAG
- a CDS encoding DedA family protein: MPDRAGVPCVAVDTAEKTRMFSESVALNPLDPKDLIHTFGMIGVWVILFAETGLLVGFFFPGDSLLFLAGVAASPVADAIFGDGTRLSLAGLMIGGPLCAIVGAQLGHWLGARYGRRMFEKPNSRLFKREYVEKAEYYFQRFGPAKAVVLARFIPIVRTFLNPVAGVLGMPARQFFVWNVVGAVLWVDGILLIGYLLARQIYDAIGDKIDRYILPVVALIIVISVLPIFFEFLRDRRARKRGEAVAVITAATVAGTVEAAREGIEEHRPGHGDGGQHRR; encoded by the coding sequence ATGCCGGACCGGGCCGGGGTACCCTGTGTGGCCGTGGACACAGCAGAGAAGACACGGATGTTCTCCGAGAGCGTGGCTCTGAACCCGCTCGATCCGAAGGACCTCATCCACACCTTCGGCATGATCGGCGTCTGGGTCATTCTGTTCGCCGAGACCGGGCTCCTGGTCGGCTTCTTCTTCCCGGGCGACTCGCTTCTGTTCCTGGCCGGGGTGGCCGCCTCCCCGGTGGCCGACGCCATCTTCGGCGACGGCACCCGCCTGTCCCTGGCCGGTCTGATGATCGGCGGGCCGCTCTGCGCCATCGTCGGCGCGCAGCTCGGGCACTGGCTCGGCGCCCGGTACGGCCGCCGCATGTTCGAGAAGCCCAACTCCCGGCTGTTCAAGCGGGAGTACGTGGAGAAGGCGGAGTACTACTTCCAGCGGTTCGGGCCGGCGAAGGCGGTGGTGCTGGCCCGGTTCATCCCGATCGTGCGGACGTTCCTCAACCCGGTGGCCGGGGTGCTCGGCATGCCGGCCCGCCAGTTCTTCGTGTGGAACGTGGTGGGCGCGGTCCTCTGGGTGGACGGCATCCTGCTGATCGGCTACCTGCTGGCCCGGCAGATCTACGACGCCATCGGCGACAAGATCGACAGGTACATCCTGCCGGTGGTCGCGTTGATCATCGTGATCTCGGTGCTGCCGATCTTCTTCGAGTTCCTGCGGGACCGGCGGGCGCGCAAGCGCGGCGAGGCGGTCGCGGTGATCACCGCGGCGACCGTGGCCGGCACTGTGGAGGCGGCTCGCGAGGGCATCGAGGAGCACCGGCCCGGCCACGGAGACGGCGGGCAGCACCGCCGCTGA
- a CDS encoding DUF2617 family protein produces MLVCLDAPYVDTSAADLSLALGGPELPALAVRDIDLPGLPRLRLRLLGASHQVMLGRLTETVACLPGRPPHLPDALHDETAGYRFMATVLRPDGDGLRTRVAALRAELAEDPYALIGVFPGDEDAVTALSVRPRPPDGLLAWRTWHVYPQTNELVLTETVVEEL; encoded by the coding sequence GTGCTCGTCTGCCTGGATGCGCCCTACGTCGACACCAGCGCCGCCGACCTGAGCCTGGCCCTCGGCGGCCCGGAGCTGCCGGCGCTCGCCGTACGCGACATCGACCTGCCCGGGCTGCCCCGGCTGCGGCTGCGCCTGCTCGGCGCCTCCCACCAGGTGATGCTCGGCAGGCTCACCGAGACGGTCGCCTGCCTGCCCGGCCGCCCGCCGCACCTGCCGGACGCGCTGCACGACGAAACTGCCGGCTACCGGTTCATGGCCACTGTGCTCCGGCCGGACGGCGACGGCCTGCGTACCCGGGTCGCGGCGCTGCGCGCCGAGCTGGCCGAGGACCCGTACGCGCTGATCGGGGTCTTCCCCGGCGACGAGGACGCGGTCACCGCGCTCTCCGTCCGGCCCCGCCCGCCGGACGGTCTGCTCGCCTGGCGTACCTGGCACGTCTACCCCCAGACGAACGAGCTGGTCCTGACCGAGACCGTGGTGGAGGAGCTGTGA